The following proteins come from a genomic window of Gossypium raimondii isolate GPD5lz chromosome 5, ASM2569854v1, whole genome shotgun sequence:
- the LOC105769233 gene encoding uncharacterized protein LOC105769233 translates to MEESTWEQKLQALTHILTSPTTSPPLHSQLFISTQIPCFLNWDFPPILCNKPNSHTFPSLHLKWGISLFLKRVSRLGVPETSWRSKCPYYQPPPLILAKGVDEAQWVDAQKREYVRKRLRRKRLESHVHPLIPILIPDLLLFSLLWFNPFRLNDS, encoded by the coding sequence ATGGAAGAGTCGACATGGGAGCAAAAGCTCCAGGCTCTAACCCACATCCTAACAAGCCCCACAACCTCACCGCCTCTCCACTCTCAACTCTTCATCTCCACACAAATTCCATGTTTCCTCAACTGGGATTTCCCTCCAATTCTCTGCAATAAACCCAACTCCCATACCTTCCCTTCCCTCCACCTGAAATGGGGAATCTCTCTTTTCCTCAAAAGGGTCTCAAGATTGGGTGTCCCCGAAACTTCCTGGAGGTCCAAGTGCCCTTACTATCAACCCCCACCACTGATTCTAGCCAAGGGAGTGGATGAAGCACAATGGGTCGATGCGCAAAAGCGAGAGTATGTTAGGAAGAGGCTGAGAAGGAAACGCCTAGAAAGCCATGTCCACCCTTTAATTCCGATTTTGATTCCCGATTTATTATTGTTCTCCCTGCTCTGGTTCAATCCATTTCGTCTTAATGATTCCTGA
- the LOC105768000 gene encoding protein E6, producing the protein MASSPKLFSMSILFLFALFSMQIHAREYFSKFPRVNTNEKETTTREQEHETFVPQTTQKPGEQEPRFIPETQNGYGLYGHESGSGSSRPSFTTKETYEPYVTPVRFHPDEPYNSIPESSNNKDTYYYNKNAYKSTKQQNLGEAIFTEKGWSTKENQNNNYYNGNINGEKQGMSDTRYLENGKYYYDVKSENNYYPNQFDKSRGVASRNEFDENRYNNMGRYHQNQEEFEESEEEFEP; encoded by the coding sequence ATGGCTTCCTCACCAAAACTCTTCTCTATGTCTATCCTCTTCCTTTTTGCCCTCTTCTCCATGCAAATCCATGCTAGAGAGTACTTCAGCAAATTCCCAAGAGTTAACACCAATGAGAAAGAGACAACAACCAGAGAGCAAGAGCACGAGACCTTCGTTCCCCAGACCACCCAAAAGCCAGGAGAGCAAGAGCCAAGGTTCATCCCTGAAACCCAAAATGGGTATGGCCTTTACGGCCACGAGTCAGGCTCAGGCTCAAGCCGGCCCAGTTTCACCACCAAAGAAACCTATGAACCCTATGTCACCCCTGTTAGATTCCACCCTGATGAACCCTATAACAGCATCCCCGAATCCTCCAACAATAAAGACACTTACTACTACAACAAGAATGCCTACAAGTCCACTAAGCAGCAAAACTTGGGCGAGGCCATTTTCACCGAGAAAGGATGGAGCACCAAGGAAAACCAGAACAACAACTACTACAACGGCAACATTAATGGCGAGAAGCAAGGCATGAGCGATACTAGGTACTTGGAGAATGGAAAGTACTACTATGACGTCAAGAGTGAGAACAACTATTATCCAAACCAGTTCGACAAGTCAAGAGGAGTTGCTTCCAGGAACGAGTTCGATGAGAATCGTTACAACAACATGGGAAGGTACCACCAGAACCAAGAGGAGTTCGAGGAAAGCGAGGAAGAGTTCGAACCCTGA
- the LOC105768003 gene encoding uncharacterized protein LOC105768003: protein MAAENHETSNGWPLGLQIMNIRLGLQQRLQAAAPAVEPYFLHIPSSSFSSFSSSNLDTESSASFFQDNSVSLGKLIGYGPGERESLYLQNSIHTDQSCRLPVRGACNCKDKGRSADASQSQGICIPLLLGALLKITGNKIKSKRLE from the exons ATGGCTGCTGAG AATCATGAAACGTCCAATGGTTGGCCACTTGGACTACAGATAATGAATATAAGGCTTGGGTTACAACAAAGGTTACAGGCTGCGGCTCCAGCTGTGGAACCATACTTTTTGCACATTCCCTCTAGCAGTTTTTCCTCATTCTCCTCTTCCAACCTTGACACCGAG TCCTCAGCATCATTTTTCCAAGATAACAGCGTATCCCTGGGGAAGCTAATTGGATATGGACCAGGTGAAAGAGAATCGTTGTATTTACAGAACTCAATCCATACGGATCAGAGCTGTAGGCTACCTGTAAGAGGTGCCTGCAACTGCAAGGATAAAGGACGCAGTGCAGATGCGTCTCAGTCTCAGGGGATTTGTATTCCTCTCCTACTAGGAGCTCTACTAAAGATTACTGGAAACAAGATCAAGTCAAAGCGATTGGAATGA
- the LOC105768002 gene encoding uncharacterized protein At4g28440: MATTGQPKRQGQQQQQQQQQNKTTEKRKPVFVKVDQLKPGTKGHTLVAKVLSSNMVLQKGRAASRNLRQTRIAECLVGDETGTVLFTARNEQVDLMKPDDTVILRNAKIDMFKGSMRLAVDKWGRIEVTDPANFVVKEDNNLSLVEYELVSVLENDEIAET, encoded by the exons ATGGCGACGACAGGGCAGCCAAAACGACAAGGacaacagcagcagcagcaacaacaacaaaataaaacgACGGAGAAGAGAAAGCCGGTGTTTGTGAAAGTAGATCAGCTAAAACCAGGGACAAAAGGCCACACCTTAGTCGCCAAGGTATTGTCCTCTAACATGGTCCTTCAAAAGGGTCGAGCCGCTTCTCGAAATCTCCGCCAAACCCGCATCGCTGAGTGCCTTGTCGGAGACGAGACCGGCACTGTCCTCTTCACTGCTCGTAATGAGCAAG TTGACTTGATGAAGCCCGATGACACTGTAATTCTTCGTAATGCGAAGATCGATATGTTTAAGGGTTCTATGAGGCTGGCTGTCGACAAATGGGGCCGCATCGAGGTCACTGACCCTGCCAACTTTGTTGTTAAAGAGGATAACAATCTATCGCTTGTCGAGTATGAGTTGGTTAGTGTGCTTGAAAATGACGAGATTGCTGAGACCTAA
- the LOC105768001 gene encoding MACPF domain-containing protein NSL1, translated as MPGNLYQMDPQSAAEKAVSVIGFGFDLCRDVRLSACLPGPSGSRLIELDSAATRDLVFPDGVVVKDVPNSIKYDKGERTRFRSDVLSFSQMSEKFNRDLSLSGKIPSGLFNAMFEFKGCWQKDACAAKGLAYDGWFLTLYNVELERTNITLSERVKQEVPTTWDPAAIAEFIEKYGTHVVVGVKMGGKDVIHVKQLQNSNLQPNEVQKTLKQLADERFSENIGTSPFSEKPKGEHYIPGQLHQGVLAGSMRPPVVTCSKNNDIMNIYIRRGGIDFGQSHSQWLSTISQSPNVISISLVPITSLLSCARGNGFLSHAVNLYLRYKPPIEELHVFLEFQIPRQWAPVYSDLPLGLKHRKQSSPSLQFTFMGPKLYVNTARVDTGKRPVTGIRLYLEGKKSDHLAIHLQHLSTLPTILPLSDDHSYESIVEPERGYLEPVKWSIFSHVCTAPVHYNGTHFECTAPIVTKAWFEVKVVGMRKVLFLRLGFSMVASARLRRPEWDGPSTLSRKSGMFSMLISTRFSSGLNPNEKPTKVDLNSAVFPGGPPSPTKAPKMTNFVDTKEIVRGPQDTPGYWVVTGAKLCVEGGRISIKAKYSLLTVISEESLMLM; from the exons ATGCCCGGGAATCTCTATCAAATGGACCCGCAATCGGCGGCTGAAAAGGCCGTTTCAGTTATCGGTTTCGGATTCGACTTGTGCAGGGATGTCAGGCTATCCGCCTGCCTGCCTGGCCCTTCCGGCTCCAGATTGATCGAACTTGACTCAGCAGCGACTCGGGACCTGGTTTTTCCTGATGGAGTTGTTGTAAAAGATGTTCCCAATTCGATTAAATACGATAAAGGCGAGCGTACCAGGTTTCGTTCTGATGTTCTTTcttttagccag ATGTCAGAGAAGTTCAATCGGGATCTATCATTATCCGGCAAGATTCCTTCCGGCCTATTCAATGCCATGTTCGAGTTCAAAGGCTGCTGGCAGAAGGATGCCTGTGCCGCGAAAGGTCTTGCCTATGATGGTTGGTTCTTAACACTGTACAATGTTGAGTTGGAAAGAACAAACATAACTTTGTCCGAGCGTGTGAAACAAGAGGTGCCTACTACATGGGACCCTGCTGCCATTGCTGA GTTCATTGAAAAATATGGTACTCACGTTGTTGTTGGGGTTAAAATGGGAGGTAAAGATGTTATACATGtaaaacaattacaaaattcaaatctTCAGCCCAATGAAGTGCAGAAAACTTTAAAGCAATTAGCTGATGAGAGATTTTCAGAAAATATAGGAACTTCTCCATTCTCGGAAAAACCAAAG GGAGAACATTATATTCCCGGGCAACTTCATCAAGGGGTGCTCGCTGGATCAATGAGGCCACCTGTTGTCACTTGCTCAAAGAATAAT GACATTATGAATATCTATATTCGTAGGGGAGGCATTGATTTCGGTCAAAGTCATAGCCAGTGGCTGTCAACAATATCGCAGTCACCAAATGTCATATCAATATCCCTTGTGCCTATTACTTCTCTACTGAGCTGTGCCCGGGGAAATGGATTTTTAAGCCATGCAGTGAACTTGTACTTACGAT ATAAACCACCGATAGAGGAACTCCATGTATTTCTCGAATTTCAAATACCTCGACAATGGGCTCCCGTATACAGTGATCTGCCTCTTGGTCTCAAGCACAGAAAACAATCATCCCCATCACTTCAGTTCACTTTTATGGGGCCTAAGCTTTATGTTAATACTGCACGG GTTGATACTGGAAAACGACCGGTGACAGGAATACGCCTATACTTGGAGGGTAAGAAGAGTGACCATCTAGCAATCCATCTTCAGCATCTCTCAACTCTCCCTACAATCCTCCCGCTCTCAGATGACCACAGCTATGAGTCGATCGTTGAGCCCGAACGTGGGTATTTGGAACCTGTCAAGTGGAGCATATTCTCGCATGTATGCACTGCCCCTGTACACTACAACGGAACCCACTTTGAATGTACTGCTCCTATCGTGACCAAAGCTTGGTTCGAGGTAAAGGTTGTTGGGATGAGGAAAGTTCTGTTCCTGAGGCTTGGGTTCTCCATGGTGGCCTCTGCCAGGCTTCGTAGACCAGAATGGGATGGACCCTCAACATTGTCACGGAAATCTGGAATGTTCTCAATGTTGATCAGCACGAGGTTCAGTTCAGGACTGAATCCAAATGAGAAGCCGACCAAAGTGGACTTAAATTCAGCAGTTTTTCCAGGTGGTCCACCTTCACCAACCAAAGCACCCAAAATGACAAACTTTGTGGACACAAAGGAGATAGTTAGAGGACCTCAGGATACACCTGGATATTGGGTGGTAACCGGAGCCAAACTCTGTGTAGAAGGTGGCAGAATTTCGatcaaagctaagtattcattgCTAACAGTTATTTCAGAAGAAAGTCTGATGTTGATGTGA
- the LOC105768004 gene encoding mitochondrial arginine transporter BAC1 isoform X3: MAFESSLLFGIYSQTKQSLQGGVQSSRPQPQVIIPSAAFAGAIISFVLCPSELVKCRMQIQGTDSLVPKCSGYSSSLDCTLKTIKSDGVTGAFRGGSTTFLRESIGNAVFFSVYEYVRYYMHLQLKSGSSDHNNLVDMGIGILSGGLGGVAFWSTVLPLDVAKTIIQTAPDKSSPTNPFQVLNSIYRMSGLRGCYTGLGPTILRAFPANAAAIVTWEVAMKLLGIKNN, translated from the exons ATGGCTTTTGAAAGTTCACTTCTTTTTGGCATTTATTCACAAACAAAACAGTCACTGCAG GGAGGAGTTCAGAGTAGCAGGCCCCAGCCCCAAGTAATAATTCCTTCTGCTGCTTTCGCTGGAGCTATTATCAGTTTTGTTCTATGTCCATCAGAGCTAGTGAAG TGTAGGATGCAAATTCAAGGTACTGACTCTTTGGTTCCAAAGTGCAGTGGCTACAGTAGTTCTCTTGATTGCACActaaaaaccataaaaagtGATGGG GTTACAGGCGCCTTTCGTGGTGGCTCTACAACATTTTTAAGGGAATCTATTGGAAATGCAGTATTTTTTAGTGTGTATGAATATGTCCGTTATTATATGCATTTACAGCTAAAATCTGGTTCATCTGACCATAACAATTTGGTTGATATGGGAATTGGAATTCTGAGTGGTGGTCTGGGTGGTGTAGCT TTCTGGTCAACTGTTTTACCTTTGGATGTGGCAAAAACCATTATCCAGACCGCTCCAGATAAAAGCTCTCCGACAAATCCGTTTCAAGTTTTAAATTCG ATATATCGGATGTCTGGACTTAGAGGATGCTACACAGGCCTGGGTCCTACTATACTGAGAGCTTTTCCTGCTAATGCAGCTGCAATCGTCACCTGGGAGGTAGCCATGAAGCTTCTCGGAATCAAGAACAACTAA